The following proteins are co-located in the Streptomyces sp. NBC_00435 genome:
- a CDS encoding sensor histidine kinase, with protein sequence MSPLGPWARRHPYAADWIRILLSVTLLALVTFEGVVLARQPSTPHAAVWVSGILVCLSAAPWPSLPLLVRSWFAVVVTWTVTLLLVFGNHPLVVWGGGEAIALLVLLSQVLLRAPARTAAVLGPLLGLGCMAVPVRDADPGRFTLLFSVLAVVVTAYSLLLRLQSVQRVRELRAVRSAERLELARELHDLVAHHVTGIVVEARAARYTKVSAERAGEIFGRIETAGDEALGSMRRLVKILREGAEDTGPSTGTRGAADTAPVAGLREIRGLTERFAATGPPVALYIEDGLETKLPADVAATAHRIVLEALTNIGKHAATATAVRIGLRTGPAGLEVRIADDGGRPARLSENARGGGYGLVGMAERAEALGGSLTAGPAPEGGWLVTALLPL encoded by the coding sequence ATGAGCCCCCTGGGGCCATGGGCCCGCCGCCACCCCTACGCCGCGGACTGGATCCGCATCCTCCTCTCCGTCACCCTCCTCGCCCTCGTCACCTTCGAGGGCGTCGTCCTCGCCCGCCAGCCCAGCACCCCGCACGCCGCCGTCTGGGTGTCCGGCATCCTCGTCTGCCTCAGCGCCGCGCCCTGGCCGAGCCTCCCCCTCCTCGTCCGCTCCTGGTTCGCCGTCGTCGTCACCTGGACCGTCACGCTCCTCCTGGTCTTCGGCAACCACCCCCTCGTCGTCTGGGGCGGCGGAGAGGCCATCGCCCTCCTCGTCCTGCTCTCCCAGGTCCTGCTGCGCGCCCCCGCCCGCACCGCCGCCGTCCTCGGCCCCCTCCTGGGCCTCGGCTGCATGGCCGTGCCCGTGCGGGACGCCGACCCCGGCCGGTTCACGCTGCTCTTCTCCGTGCTCGCCGTCGTCGTCACCGCGTACTCCCTGCTCCTGCGCCTGCAGTCGGTCCAGCGCGTCCGCGAGCTGCGCGCCGTACGCAGCGCCGAACGCCTGGAGCTGGCGCGGGAGCTGCACGACCTCGTCGCCCACCACGTGACGGGGATCGTCGTCGAGGCGCGGGCCGCCCGCTACACCAAGGTCTCCGCCGAACGCGCCGGCGAGATCTTCGGCCGCATCGAGACCGCCGGGGACGAGGCGCTCGGCTCCATGCGCCGCCTGGTCAAAATCCTCCGCGAGGGCGCCGAGGACACGGGCCCGAGCACCGGCACGCGCGGCGCCGCCGACACCGCCCCCGTCGCCGGCCTGAGGGAGATCCGCGGGCTGACGGAACGGTTCGCCGCCACCGGCCCGCCCGTCGCCCTCTACATCGAGGACGGCCTGGAGACCAAGCTCCCGGCCGACGTCGCCGCCACCGCCCACCGCATCGTCCTCGAAGCCCTCACCAACATCGGCAAGCACGCCGCGACCGCCACCGCGGTCCGGATCGGCCTGCGCACCGGCCCGGCCGGCCTGGAGGTCCGCATCGCCGATGACGGCGGGCGCCCGGCCAGACTCTCCGAGAACGCCCGCGGCGGCGGCTAC
- a CDS encoding response regulator transcription factor encodes MTIRVIIADDQEMVRTGFRMILESQPDIEVVADVVDGEAALAAVAQHRPDVLLLDIRMPKLDGLEVTRRLSGQENPRIVIVTTFDLDEYVHAAIQGGASGFLLKDASPAMLVEAVRAAAVGDSLVSPAITVRLLREMARRTQASPPARRPAEPLTDREREVVRCLARGLTNAEIAGELFVSLSTVKTHLANVQAKLDARNRVEIAAWAWESGLAGTPA; translated from the coding sequence ATGACGATCAGGGTGATCATCGCGGACGACCAGGAGATGGTCAGGACCGGCTTCCGGATGATCCTCGAGAGCCAGCCCGACATCGAGGTCGTCGCGGACGTCGTCGACGGCGAAGCGGCCCTCGCCGCCGTCGCCCAGCACCGGCCGGACGTCCTGCTCCTCGACATCCGCATGCCCAAGCTCGACGGGCTCGAAGTCACCCGCCGACTCTCGGGCCAGGAAAACCCCCGCATCGTCATCGTCACCACCTTCGACCTCGACGAGTACGTCCACGCGGCGATCCAGGGCGGAGCGTCCGGCTTCCTCCTCAAGGACGCGAGCCCGGCCATGCTGGTTGAAGCCGTCCGGGCGGCAGCCGTCGGGGACTCACTCGTCTCACCCGCCATCACCGTCCGGCTGCTGCGCGAAATGGCCCGCCGCACCCAGGCCTCCCCGCCCGCCCGCCGCCCCGCGGAGCCACTGACGGACCGGGAACGCGAAGTCGTGCGCTGCCTCGCGCGCGGGCTGACGAACGCCGAGATCGCGGGGGAACTCTTCGTCTCCCTCTCCACGGTCAAGACCCACCTGGCCAACGTCCAGGCCAAACTGGACGCCCGCAACCGCGTGGAAATCGCCGCCTGGGCCTGGGAAAGCGGCCTGGCAGGCACCCCGGCGTGA